One genomic segment of Vespa velutina chromosome 10, iVesVel2.1, whole genome shotgun sequence includes these proteins:
- the LOC124951989 gene encoding ras-interacting protein RIP3-like, protein MRIFLLVLAACLLALSESARPAIRPRVREPQVYYEEDNQAAEDDFESVYHPRTRALPSARSKEALQPSKAPPVQTIRNYNKVNDDGSFTFGYEAADGSFKEETRGTDCVVRGKYGYVDPDGNKREFTYVSGNPCDPNAPKDEEEDLPEKQEDDDLSGPANYPSVRPVPIRPIRPTYQPTTARTPTAIFQTQYQLDDEASQELEEEVQKPIQLRPTAFRKPQQSYVQVSPSTALYDSTPTSNPSQLYRLASTSNVQYQTTAVPSERPPSTISPLAYQSLETSTRKAVTRHQVRPQSVAITPRPHIAQVAAQYVSPSSTERSIPYSTQSRPTPSTSTHLRTSVSPSSSAHLNFAAELERYVNTVGVPSKSTQQAALSPSRTKLGQTTVTTVPAEPIYQSELIYDPATAQPQSLLGLQQLQQIQQHQQQSQQQPQRQSAVYKQHVTQPVQSASISAVSVAQPQELLYRKQQTQLLMQSQNLYAQQQQRRQQQQQQQQQQPQQQQPHKLQLLESQRDPQAFYYVAPLRSSGAAAGAAAGTPLTASQIDQYLRSSSANNY, encoded by the exons GTTCTCGCAGCATGTCTGCTAGCTTTGTCGGAATCCGCTCGACCTGCTATACGACCACGAGTGAGAGAACCTCAAGTTTATTACGAAGAAGACAATCAAGCAGCCGAAGACGATTTCGAATCGGTTTATCATCCTAGAACGCGTGCCTTGCCATCGGCACGCTCTAAGGAGGCTTTACAACCATCGAAAGCGCCACCCGTACAAACCATTCGTAATTACAACAAGGTCAATGACGATGGATCGTTCACGTTTGGTTACGAGGCAGCCGATGGTTCTTTTAAGGAAGAAACCAGAGGAACGGATTGCGTTGTAAGAGGAAAGTACGGTTACGTAGATCCTGATGGTAACAAAAGAGAGTTCACATATGTATCCGGTAATCCTTGCGATCCTAATGCACCGaaggacgaagaggaagatCTTCCGGAAAAACAGGAAGACGATGATCTATCCGGACCAGCAAATTATCCATCCGTTAGACCTGTCCCGATCAGACCGATCAGGCCAACTTATCAGCCAACTACCGCACGTACTCCAACGGCCATATTTCAAACACAATATCAACTTGACGACGAAGCTAGCCAGGAATTAGAGGAAGAAGTTCAAAAACCTATACAACTTCGGCCTACAGCTTTTAGAAAGCCTCAACAATCTTACGTTCAAGTTTCACCGTCTACTGCTCTTTACGATTCAACACCAACCAGTAATCCCTCGCAGCTCTACAGATTAGCATCAACCTCTAATGTTCAATATCAAACGACAGCCGTTCCTTCGGAAAGACCTCCGTCTACGATATCTCCATTAGCTTATCAATCACTCGAGACTAGCACTCGCAAGGCAGTGACTCGTCATCAGGTCCGTCCTCAATCGGTCGCCATTACACCCAGGCCCCATATTGCACAAGTCGCCGCACAATATGTCTCCCCGAGTAGCACAGAAAGATCTATACCGTACAGCACACAATCACGGCCCACCCCGAGCACCTCTACTCATCTTCGCACCAGCGTCAGCCCCTCGAGCTCAGCCCATCTCAATTTTGCCGCGGAGTTAGAGCGTTACGTTAACACGGTCGGTGTTCCCTCAAAGTCTACCCAACAAGCCGCACTTTCACCCTCGAGAACGAAGCTAGGTCAGACCACGGTCACCACAGTCCCCGCGGAGCCCATCTATCAGTCGGAACTGATTTACGATCCCGCAACTG CCCAGCCCCAGTCCCTACTTGGTCTCCAGCAGCTACAACAGATTCAGCAACATCAGCAACAATCGCAGCAACAACCTCAACGTCAATCCGCTGTTTACAAGCAACACGTAACGCAACCCGTCCAATCGGCTTCGATCTCGGCTGTGTCCGTTGCTCAACCCCAGGAACTTCTCTACAGGAAACAACAGACCCAGTTGCTCATGCAGTCCCAGAATCTTTATGCCCAGCAGCAACAACGTCgtcagcaacaacaacaacaacaacaacaacagccacaacaacaacaacctcACAAACTTCAATTGCTCGAATCTCAGAGAGACCCACAGGCCTTTTATTATGTCGCACCATTGAGATCGTCCGGTGCAGCGGCTGGTGCGGCGGCTGGTACGCCTCTTACCGCGAGTCAAATCGATCAGTATCTTCGTTCCAGTTCAGCTAACAACTATTGA